A genomic segment from Diospyros lotus cultivar Yz01 chromosome 5, ASM1463336v1, whole genome shotgun sequence encodes:
- the LOC127802137 gene encoding uncharacterized protein LOC127802137: protein MAINVVATASPSAAQAANPTNAPATTIAAIVGPTVAKLWEAPDKKHKLEDVNTKKFLVNKFLDYKMVDTKLVVNQLEELQVIFSDLLSEELVINEPLQVATVIEKLSCSWKDFKNYLKHKRKELSMEDMAVRLYIEKDNRKGDKSLSSLKLGLTWLKFQRLNLRSNKTGYRAIDCNHKKGQSFGNNQCKNRPSYANMMEKDVNLVAVVTNVCMVFNTKGWWINTRATRHNCGDRALFSTYEKSDNIEKLYMGNALPSPMEGTCK from the exons ATGGCCATCAACGTCGTTGCTACAGCTTCACCCTCTGCTGCTCAGGCCGCTAATCCGaccaatgctccagccaccacCATAGCTGCTATTGTTGGGCCAACTGTCGCCAAG CTCTGGGAGGCACCGGACAAGAAGCACAAATTGGAAGATGTTAATACCAAGAAGTTCTTGGTGAACAAGTTCCTTGACTACAAGATGGTTGATACCAAGTTGGTGGTAAACCAATTGGAAGAATTGCAAGTCATCTTCAGTGATTTACTGAGTGAGGAGTTGGTCATTAATGAGCCATTACAGGTTGCCACTGTGATTGAGAAGTTGTCATGCTCGTGGAAAGACTTCAAAAACTATCTCAAGCACAAGCGAAAAGAGTTATCCATGGAGGATATGGCTGTTAGACTCTACATTGAAAAGGATAACAGAAAGGGAGATAAGTCTCTCTCAAGTTTGAAGCTAGGGCTAACGTGGCTAAAGTTTCAAAGGCTCAACCTAAGAAGCAACAAG ACGGGTTATAGAGCTATTGACTGCAATCACAAGAAGGGACAGAGCTTTGGCAATAATCAATGCAAAAACAGGCCTAGTTATGCCAATATGATGGAGAAAGATGTCAACTTGGTTGCAGTTGTCACTAATGTTTGCATGGTGTTTAACACCAAAGGCTGGTGGATAAACACTAGGGCTACAAGGCACAACTGTGGGGACAGGGCTCTGTTCTCCACATATGAGAAGTCTGACAACATTGAGAAGCTGTATATGGGGAATGCTTTACCTTCTCCAATGGAAGGGACATGCAAATGA